A stretch of Nitrospira sp. DNA encodes these proteins:
- a CDS encoding fibronectin type III domain-containing protein, translating into MSPTAVTFYAIEGAADPSVQSVSVSKGNYRQAKLTASDNAAWLAVSPATAIITSTAQVSMAAKISGLPAGTYTASVTIKLDKGGSTVVPVTLSVLPATTLSTTSTTTSTTDPTTSTTSSTTSSTTSSTTSSTTTTTTTIVSSTKSVSVTWDPVTSAGLAGYKVYVGTTSGTYGTPIDVGNVTSSSINSLLVGSTYYFVVRAYSTDGLESLPSAEVIKTIN; encoded by the coding sequence GTGAGTCCAACGGCAGTGACCTTTTATGCCATTGAGGGTGCCGCCGATCCCTCCGTCCAGTCAGTCTCTGTGTCCAAGGGGAATTATCGTCAAGCGAAGTTGACGGCCTCGGACAACGCGGCATGGCTTGCGGTTTCCCCCGCGACGGCGATTATTACGAGCACCGCGCAGGTGTCCATGGCTGCAAAGATCAGCGGGTTGCCGGCCGGCACCTATACCGCCTCTGTCACGATTAAGTTGGATAAAGGGGGCAGCACGGTGGTTCCGGTGACGTTGTCGGTGCTTCCTGCAACGACCCTGTCAACGACTTCGACGACGACTTCAACGACGGATCCCACGACCTCGACCACGAGCTCAACCACAAGTTCGACCACGAGCTCGACGACGAGTTCGACCACCACGACGACGACAACCATCGTGAGCAGCACCAAGTCGGTATCGGTCACCTGGGACCCTGTCACCAGCGCGGGTTTGGCCGGATATAAGGTCTATGTAGGAACCACGTCGGGAACCTATGGAACCCCCATTGATGTGGGGAACGTCACGTCTTCATCGATCAACAGCCTCCTCGTCGGATCGACATATTATTTTGTCGTGAGGGCGTATAGTACCGATGGCCTTGAGAGCCTTCCGTCCGCCGAGGTGATCAAGACCATTAATTGA
- the ychF gene encoding redox-regulated ATPase YchF — MSLKCGIVGLPNVGKSTLFNALTKSGIAAENYPFCTIEPNVGIVEVPDERLKALAEIVSPQRIQYATTEFVDIAGLVAGASKGEGLGNQFLANIRETDGIVNVVRCFEDDNVIHVAGKVDPLSDIATIVTELALADLTTVEKAQEKNIKLVRAGNKDAAKLGELLDQVAACLNQGKPARTMKLDAAQLALLKPLCLLTLKPVMYVANVSEKGFTNNPLLTRVEEFAKQEGAPVVAICAALESEISVLSDEEKKEFLADTGMTEPGLNRLIRAAYELLGLQTYFTAGVKEVRAWTIHVGDTAPQAAGVIHGDFEKGFIRAEVISYDDFIACKGEAGAKEKGKMRLEGKEYVVQNGDVMHFRFNV; from the coding sequence ATGAGTTTGAAATGCGGAATCGTCGGGCTGCCCAACGTGGGCAAATCTACCCTCTTCAATGCGCTCACCAAGTCGGGCATCGCAGCGGAGAATTATCCCTTTTGCACCATCGAGCCGAATGTCGGCATCGTGGAAGTGCCGGATGAACGGCTGAAGGCGCTCGCCGAGATCGTGAGTCCGCAGCGCATCCAATACGCCACGACCGAGTTCGTGGACATTGCCGGACTGGTCGCCGGGGCCTCGAAGGGCGAAGGTTTGGGCAATCAGTTTCTCGCCAACATTCGTGAGACCGACGGCATCGTGAACGTGGTGCGCTGTTTCGAGGACGACAACGTGATTCACGTCGCGGGCAAGGTCGATCCGCTCTCCGACATTGCCACCATCGTCACGGAGCTGGCGCTGGCGGACCTGACGACCGTGGAAAAGGCGCAGGAGAAAAACATCAAGCTCGTGCGCGCCGGCAATAAAGACGCCGCGAAGCTGGGCGAACTGCTGGATCAGGTGGCCGCCTGTTTAAACCAGGGCAAACCGGCCCGCACCATGAAGCTGGATGCGGCGCAGCTGGCTCTTTTGAAGCCGCTCTGCCTGCTCACCCTCAAGCCCGTGATGTACGTTGCCAACGTGTCGGAAAAAGGGTTCACGAATAATCCCCTCTTAACCCGTGTGGAAGAATTTGCCAAACAAGAAGGCGCGCCGGTCGTGGCCATTTGCGCCGCGCTGGAATCAGAAATCTCGGTGCTGTCGGATGAAGAAAAGAAGGAATTCCTGGCCGACACCGGCATGACCGAACCGGGGCTGAACCGCCTGATTCGCGCCGCCTACGAACTGCTCGGTCTGCAAACCTACTTTACGGCGGGTGTGAAAGAAGTCCGCGCCTGGACCATTCACGTCGGGGACACGGCCCCACAGGCCGCCGGCGTCATTCACGGCGACTTTGAAAAGGGCTTCATCCGAGCGGAAGTGATCAGCTACGACGACTTCATCGCCTGCAAGGGCGAAGCAGGCGCGAAAGAAAAGGGCAAGATGCGGCTGGAAGGCAAGGAATACGTCGTCCAAAACGGCGATGTCATGCACTTCCGGTTCAACGTCTAG
- a CDS encoding VF530 family protein, translating into MNQPIPPPHPRDPLHGITLETIVTQLVERHGWEVLGKRLPVRCFLHNPSIKSSLTFLRKTPWARERVEGMYIAELP; encoded by the coding sequence ATGAACCAACCAATACCACCGCCCCATCCACGCGATCCGCTGCACGGAATCACGCTGGAGACCATCGTCACGCAACTGGTCGAACGACACGGCTGGGAGGTGTTGGGGAAACGCCTCCCCGTCCGCTGTTTCCTGCATAACCCCAGTATCAAATCCAGCCTCACCTTTTTGCGCAAAACGCCCTGGGCGCGGGAGCGGGTGGAAGGCATGTACATCGCGGAACTGCCGTGA
- a CDS encoding YaeQ family protein yields MALNATIYKASLQISDMDRQYYGDHAVTLARHPSETDERMMMRLLAFALHAHEHLSFGRGIGVEDEPALWQKDLTGAIDLWIEVGQPEEKLLRQACGRAKQVVVYAYGGRGADLWWEKNRGTLERLHNLTVVNLPSDGSRALAELAQPSMQLPCTIQEGQMWVGEGSHSAHIEWTILKAASTPFKS; encoded by the coding sequence ATGGCATTGAACGCGACCATTTACAAAGCGTCCCTGCAAATCTCCGATATGGACCGCCAATACTACGGCGATCATGCGGTCACGCTCGCGCGCCATCCGTCAGAAACTGACGAGCGCATGATGATGCGGCTGCTGGCCTTTGCATTACACGCCCACGAACACTTGTCCTTCGGCCGGGGCATCGGCGTCGAAGACGAACCGGCGCTCTGGCAAAAGGATCTCACCGGCGCCATCGACCTCTGGATCGAGGTGGGCCAGCCGGAGGAGAAATTGCTCCGCCAGGCCTGCGGCCGTGCTAAGCAGGTCGTGGTGTATGCCTACGGCGGCCGAGGGGCTGATCTGTGGTGGGAGAAGAACCGAGGCACCCTGGAGCGATTGCACAATCTCACGGTGGTCAATCTTCCGTCAGACGGGAGCCGCGCCTTGGCAGAGCTCGCGCAACCCAGCATGCAGCTGCCCTGCACCATTCAAGAAGGACAGATGTGGGTGGGAGAAGGCTCCCATAGCGCACATATCGAATGGACGATCCTGAAAGCCGCCTCGACTCCGTTCAAGTCCTGA
- a CDS encoding translation initiation factor, translating into MTKRTRIPTDGEPTAWASPFAALKNVTLPPDRANQPTAIQSALVPTAPMKNRGRVDIIRSTAHRGGKTVTVVTGFVGIGQAEKEQLAKEMQKACGAGGTVKEGRIEIQGDQRESVARILTAAGFRPVFAGG; encoded by the coding sequence ATGACCAAGAGAACCCGCATTCCCACAGATGGCGAACCCACGGCCTGGGCAAGCCCATTCGCGGCACTCAAGAACGTGACGCTCCCGCCGGACCGCGCGAACCAACCGACGGCCATCCAATCAGCCCTAGTACCCACCGCGCCAATGAAGAACCGTGGACGGGTAGACATCATCCGCTCCACCGCCCATCGCGGGGGCAAAACGGTCACGGTGGTCACGGGTTTTGTCGGAATTGGACAGGCCGAAAAAGAACAGCTCGCGAAAGAGATGCAGAAGGCCTGCGGCGCAGGCGGCACGGTGAAAGAAGGACGGATCGAAATTCAGGGCGATCAGCGCGAGAGTGTAGCCCGCATCCTCACCGCAGCAGGCTTTCGCCCGGTGTTCGCCGGCGGATGA
- the folB gene encoding dihydroneopterin aldolase, whose translation MPILTMPRMPEQIIIERLEFRGRCGVTPEERAKAQPLAVDLKLDCRIGPAGHSDDLAHTIDYAAVARRIVDIGTAQEACLLETMAERFLSTLFTEFPIEGATLWLRKLHPPISQVTTSVGISLTRTRLQHHPEQSGSAPAPFLLQQTHRLPKGLVLDVAAGSGRHALWLAAQGFHVDAVDRDSAALAQLAQSAAAHRLPAITTRTVDLEQPAPFDPAFGRERYDAIAVFFYLHRPLFPLLIEALKPGGVLIYETFTIDNHLRHGHPRRREFCLAQNELLSLASPLHIRHYDEGAHDGVQGSGATYTAQLVAQKPQRLALPA comes from the coding sequence ATGCCGATCCTCACAATGCCCCGCATGCCGGAACAGATCATTATCGAACGATTGGAATTCCGCGGACGTTGCGGCGTCACGCCTGAGGAGCGGGCCAAAGCGCAGCCATTGGCCGTCGATCTGAAGCTGGACTGCCGGATCGGACCGGCAGGGCATTCCGACGATCTGGCGCACACGATCGACTATGCCGCCGTTGCCCGGCGCATCGTGGACATCGGCACCGCACAAGAGGCCTGCCTGCTGGAGACCATGGCCGAGCGGTTCCTCTCCACGCTCTTCACAGAATTCCCTATCGAGGGCGCCACGCTGTGGTTACGAAAACTGCATCCTCCCATTAGCCAAGTCACCACTTCCGTTGGCATTTCCCTGACTCGCACCAGACTCCAGCACCACCCGGAACAGAGCGGCTCGGCACCGGCCCCGTTTCTCCTGCAGCAAACGCATCGCCTGCCGAAAGGCCTCGTGCTGGATGTCGCGGCCGGCAGCGGACGGCATGCGCTCTGGCTCGCGGCTCAGGGTTTTCATGTCGATGCCGTGGATCGTGACAGCGCCGCGCTGGCTCAGCTTGCACAATCGGCAGCGGCGCACCGCCTGCCGGCCATTACGACTCGAACCGTGGATCTCGAACAGCCGGCCCCGTTCGATCCGGCCTTCGGCCGAGAACGGTACGATGCCATCGCCGTCTTCTTCTATCTCCACCGCCCGCTCTTTCCATTGCTTATCGAGGCCCTGAAGCCGGGCGGCGTCCTCATCTATGAAACCTTCACAATCGACAACCATCTCCGGCACGGCCATCCGCGCAGGCGTGAGTTCTGCCTGGCCCAGAACGAACTGCTCTCGCTGGCATCGCCGCTTCACATCAGGCACTACGACGAAGGGGCCCACGACGGCGTGCAGGGTTCCGGCGCGACCTATACCGCGCAATTGGTGGCCCAGAAGCCCCAGCGATTGGCGCTGCCTGCATGA
- a CDS encoding PHP domain-containing protein has translation MSRIDLHLHTTHSDGSLPPAEVVRLAHEAGVTALAITDHDITTGLPEAITAGQALGIEIIPGIEISSRYGESELHVLGYFLDWQDPQLNARLATLRDSRHRRNPQIIERLQSLGIDITYDEVRAVAGSDSVGRPHIARVLMDKKVVTSAKEAFDRFLANGKPAYVPRDLPEPADAIQWIKAAQGLAVLAHPTWVKTTEGTLTDLVRQLKADGLDGVEVHYSTHTPRQTREYLSLAKQIDLLVTGGSDFHGITKPDIEVGIGKGTLHVPDHLLTKLKDATARL, from the coding sequence ATGAGCCGCATCGACCTCCATCTCCACACAACCCATTCGGACGGCAGCCTGCCTCCGGCCGAGGTCGTGCGGCTGGCCCACGAGGCCGGCGTGACAGCACTGGCCATCACCGACCACGACATCACCACCGGCCTTCCGGAGGCCATCACAGCCGGACAGGCGCTCGGCATCGAGATCATCCCGGGCATTGAAATCAGTTCGCGCTATGGAGAATCGGAATTGCACGTGCTCGGCTACTTTCTCGATTGGCAGGACCCGCAACTGAATGCGCGCCTTGCCACCCTGCGAGACAGCCGTCACCGCCGCAACCCGCAGATCATCGAACGGCTGCAATCCCTCGGAATCGACATCACCTACGACGAGGTGCGCGCCGTCGCCGGAAGCGATTCGGTCGGCCGGCCGCACATCGCCCGGGTGCTCATGGACAAAAAGGTCGTCACCTCGGCCAAAGAAGCTTTTGACCGCTTCCTCGCCAACGGCAAGCCCGCCTATGTCCCGCGAGACCTGCCGGAACCCGCCGACGCCATCCAATGGATCAAGGCGGCACAAGGGCTGGCCGTCCTGGCTCATCCGACCTGGGTCAAAACTACGGAAGGCACATTAACCGATCTCGTTCGGCAGCTCAAAGCCGACGGACTGGATGGCGTGGAAGTTCACTACAGCACCCATACCCCCCGTCAGACCCGCGAATACCTGAGCCTGGCCAAGCAGATTGACCTGCTCGTGACCGGCGGCAGCGATTTTCACGGCATCACCAAACCGGACATCGAGGTCGGAATCGGCAAGGGCACGCTGCACGTCCCCGACCACCTGCTCACAAAACTCAAAGATGCCACGGCTCGCCTCTAG
- a CDS encoding serine/threonine-protein kinase, translated as MMSNASGWLIQFAMVSLVALFAGPLLSKLPLAHTFPLTLFGLTGPQTIRLIVEATGLLTLWLLAFHAFRTMPENGRGFSFTRRVILPLITIAVIILADKTLRVAGQPLIDRIGPHRYYTGYTATLLAVTLWLSATWLLNLETLHRCFSHPTPSKGRNKSKPAFGEHAQADDGADTPDSFPSASNTASDTGAPPATLGRYKVLKELGRGAMGVVYLGKDPTIQRFVAIKTMRLDETDDAEKQQEVTLRFFREAESTGRLSHPNIVTIYDAGEEANLGYIAMEMLQGNTLKDWSRKPNLLPLDKLIPILATVAEALDYAHQQGVVHRDIKPANIMVTKDQIVKVMDFGIAKMASSSKTQADVVLGTPTYMSPEQIAGKKVDGRSDIFSLGVVLYELLSGKPPFTADNLSALLFAIAHHPYPSIHTIRPDLPPAMLEVLNCALQKDPALRFRRAGEFSQAIRACLQGLAA; from the coding sequence ATGATGTCGAACGCGTCCGGCTGGCTCATTCAATTTGCCATGGTCTCGCTGGTGGCCCTGTTTGCCGGGCCGCTGCTGAGCAAGCTCCCTCTCGCGCACACATTTCCGCTGACGCTCTTTGGACTGACGGGACCGCAGACAATCCGCCTCATCGTGGAAGCGACCGGCCTGCTGACCCTCTGGCTCCTCGCATTTCACGCCTTCCGGACCATGCCGGAGAATGGGCGAGGATTTTCATTTACCCGGCGCGTGATTCTGCCGCTGATCACCATCGCGGTAATCATTCTCGCGGATAAGACCCTCCGAGTCGCCGGACAGCCGCTGATCGACCGAATCGGCCCCCACCGCTATTACACAGGCTACACGGCAACCCTGCTTGCCGTCACTCTTTGGTTGAGTGCCACCTGGTTGCTGAACCTTGAGACGCTGCATCGGTGTTTTTCCCATCCCACGCCATCCAAGGGCCGGAACAAATCAAAACCCGCATTCGGCGAACACGCGCAGGCCGATGACGGAGCAGACACTCCCGATTCCTTTCCCTCGGCCTCCAACACAGCCAGCGACACCGGTGCTCCACCAGCGACGCTTGGACGATACAAGGTGCTCAAGGAACTGGGCCGCGGCGCCATGGGAGTGGTCTACCTTGGGAAAGACCCGACCATTCAGCGATTCGTGGCAATCAAAACCATGCGCCTGGATGAAACCGACGATGCGGAGAAACAGCAGGAGGTCACGCTGCGGTTTTTCCGCGAGGCTGAATCGACCGGCCGCCTCTCCCATCCCAATATCGTCACCATTTACGATGCCGGGGAAGAAGCGAATCTCGGCTACATTGCGATGGAAATGCTCCAAGGCAACACGCTCAAAGACTGGTCGCGCAAACCGAACCTGTTGCCGCTCGACAAACTCATTCCCATTCTGGCCACAGTCGCCGAGGCGCTGGATTACGCACATCAACAAGGGGTCGTGCACCGCGACATTAAACCGGCCAACATCATGGTCACCAAAGACCAGATCGTGAAGGTCATGGATTTCGGCATTGCCAAGATGGCCTCCTCATCGAAGACTCAAGCCGATGTGGTGCTGGGCACCCCGACCTACATGTCGCCCGAGCAGATCGCGGGCAAGAAAGTGGATGGCCGATCCGATATTTTTTCGCTGGGAGTGGTGCTCTATGAGCTCTTGAGCGGCAAGCCTCCATTCACCGCCGACAACCTCTCCGCCCTGCTCTTTGCCATCGCCCATCATCCCTATCCATCCATACACACGATCAGGCCAGACCTGCCTCCGGCTATGCTGGAAGTCTTGAACTGCGCCCTGCAGAAAGATCCGGCGCTTCGGTTTCGGCGGGCCGGAGAGTTTTCCCAGGCCATTCGGGCCTGCCTCCAGGGACTTGCCGCTTAG
- a CDS encoding cysteine rich repeat-containing protein — translation MASPQPQPYSSRVLTMVVSLAVLAVVWTVVWASLPTLEELRASKVPPQAAETAPPSPVLDLTIPGVPPADDKASATPSPVVVVNGAEGPKAGTDLGMPSVPLDPRARQIVEMKCDVEVEQVCPQSLPEEERRQCMERRMTQFPLMCQQILQPRLVRWKERSGHAQACVEDVQRLCREIQPGEGRVLQCLQRHAQDVSESCYRTLPKGSLTYRN, via the coding sequence ATGGCTTCGCCGCAACCACAGCCGTATTCCAGCCGAGTCCTCACGATGGTCGTGTCTCTTGCCGTCCTGGCAGTGGTGTGGACTGTGGTGTGGGCGAGTTTGCCGACGTTGGAGGAGCTGCGGGCGTCGAAAGTGCCGCCGCAGGCGGCGGAGACCGCCCCTCCTTCGCCCGTGTTGGACCTGACGATTCCCGGCGTGCCTCCAGCGGATGACAAGGCGAGTGCGACTCCCTCGCCTGTGGTGGTGGTGAATGGGGCCGAAGGGCCGAAGGCGGGAACGGATCTGGGGATGCCGTCGGTACCGCTGGATCCTCGGGCCAGGCAAATCGTCGAGATGAAATGCGATGTGGAAGTGGAGCAAGTGTGCCCCCAGTCTCTGCCGGAAGAAGAACGACGGCAATGCATGGAACGCCGCATGACACAGTTCCCGCTGATGTGTCAGCAGATTCTTCAGCCGCGACTGGTGCGGTGGAAAGAACGCTCAGGCCATGCCCAGGCTTGTGTCGAGGATGTGCAGCGGTTGTGCCGTGAGATACAGCCGGGAGAAGGACGGGTTCTGCAATGTCTGCAGCGTCATGCCCAGGATGTCTCTGAGTCGTGCTATAGGACGCTTCCCAAAGGCTCCCTCACTTATCGAAACTAG
- a CDS encoding secondary thiamine-phosphate synthase enzyme YjbQ, giving the protein MKSYREELWFETKTRRAYLNVTPQVEAAVKKSGVQEGLVLVNAMHITASVYINDDEQGLLRDYDDFLERLAPQEAVYRHNDTGEDNGDAHLKRQIMGREVVVAITGGTLDLGPWEQIFYGEFDGRRRKRVLVKVIGE; this is encoded by the coding sequence ATGAAATCCTATCGCGAAGAACTCTGGTTTGAGACGAAGACGCGCCGCGCCTATCTCAATGTGACGCCGCAGGTTGAGGCGGCGGTCAAGAAGAGCGGGGTGCAAGAGGGGCTGGTGCTCGTGAACGCGATGCATATTACAGCGAGTGTATATATCAACGACGATGAACAGGGTCTCTTGCGGGATTACGATGACTTTCTCGAACGCCTGGCGCCGCAGGAGGCGGTCTACCGCCACAACGACACGGGTGAAGATAACGGCGATGCGCATCTGAAGCGGCAGATCATGGGCCGGGAAGTGGTGGTGGCGATCACCGGTGGGACGCTGGATCTCGGGCCATGGGAACAGATCTTCTATGGCGAGTTCGACGGCCGCCGCCGCAAGCGCGTGCTGGTGAAAGTGATCGGCGAATGA
- a CDS encoding adenosylcobalamin-dependent ribonucleoside-diphosphate reductase — MRAALPRRSPRQLSENALTVLRQRYLARNSRGTLCESPTGLFWRVAEDIARAEQNYPRTARVPHLARQFFDLMHRLDFLPNSPTLMNAGRPLQQLSACFVLPIDDSLESIFDTVKYQALIHQSGGGTGFSFSRLRPKADRVATTNGVASGPVSFMRVFNLATDVIKQGGTRRGANMGILRVDHPDILDFIALKQNPSEMTNFNLSVGLTDRFMRAVQRRQDYALINPRTGRSVRRLPAEQVFDRLVEAAWQSGEPGVVFLDTMNRANPTPQLGAIEATNPCGEQPLLPYESCTLGSINVARFVSHAKGRAAIDFNRLRTVIPTAVRFLDNVLDRSRFPLDAIASHTQLTRKIGLGIMGFADLLIHLGIPYDTDEALAVADRLMGFIQLEAHRASAQLGRERGLFPAFTESRLHASGDRRRNATVTTIAPTGTISIIADCSAGIEPLYGISIVRRVLEGLTLTSLHPEFMRAAARHGLPLATLQADISRTESIRHLTAIPEPLRSLFVTAHDIPPSHHVRMQAVFQRYSDSGVSKTINLPMQATPEDVAEAFRLAHQLGCKGLTVFRSGSRSHQVLSCSHVQAC, encoded by the coding sequence ATGCGGGCAGCCCTTCCACGACGGTCTCCACGGCAGCTGTCAGAGAATGCCCTGACCGTCTTGCGCCAGCGCTACCTGGCGCGCAACAGCCGCGGCACGTTGTGCGAATCCCCCACCGGGCTCTTCTGGCGAGTGGCCGAGGATATTGCCCGGGCCGAGCAGAACTACCCGCGCACCGCCCGCGTCCCGCATCTCGCCAGGCAATTCTTCGATCTCATGCACCGTCTCGACTTTCTGCCCAACTCCCCCACCCTGATGAATGCCGGACGCCCCCTGCAACAACTCTCCGCCTGCTTTGTCCTGCCGATCGACGACTCACTGGAATCGATTTTCGATACCGTGAAATACCAGGCCCTCATCCATCAATCGGGAGGCGGCACCGGCTTCTCCTTCAGCCGGCTTCGTCCCAAGGCCGACCGGGTCGCCACCACCAACGGGGTGGCCTCGGGACCGGTGTCCTTCATGCGGGTCTTCAACCTGGCAACCGACGTCATCAAGCAAGGCGGAACGAGACGCGGCGCCAACATGGGCATCCTCCGAGTCGATCACCCGGATATCCTCGACTTCATCGCGCTCAAACAGAACCCATCGGAGATGACCAATTTCAACCTCTCAGTGGGTCTGACCGACCGTTTTATGCGCGCCGTGCAGCGCCGCCAAGACTATGCGCTGATCAATCCACGCACCGGCCGGTCTGTCCGTCGGCTTCCGGCCGAACAGGTCTTCGACCGTCTCGTCGAGGCCGCGTGGCAATCGGGAGAACCGGGCGTCGTCTTTCTCGACACCATGAATCGCGCCAATCCGACTCCGCAACTCGGCGCGATCGAAGCCACCAATCCCTGCGGGGAACAGCCGCTGCTGCCCTATGAATCCTGCACGCTGGGCTCGATCAATGTCGCCCGGTTCGTGTCTCACGCCAAGGGACGCGCCGCCATCGACTTCAACCGCCTGCGGACCGTCATTCCAACCGCCGTGCGCTTCCTCGACAACGTGCTCGACCGTTCCCGGTTTCCCTTGGACGCCATCGCCAGCCACACCCAGCTGACTCGCAAGATCGGGCTTGGGATCATGGGTTTTGCCGACTTGCTGATTCACCTTGGCATTCCCTACGACACAGACGAGGCCCTGGCCGTCGCCGATCGGCTCATGGGATTCATTCAACTCGAGGCGCACCGGGCCTCCGCGCAATTGGGACGGGAGCGGGGCCTCTTCCCCGCCTTCACAGAAAGCCGGTTGCACGCCAGTGGAGACCGCCGGCGCAATGCCACCGTGACAACCATCGCCCCGACCGGCACCATCAGCATCATCGCGGACTGCTCGGCCGGCATTGAGCCTCTGTATGGCATCAGCATCGTGCGCCGCGTCTTGGAGGGGCTCACCCTCACCAGCCTCCATCCTGAATTCATGCGAGCGGCCGCCCGTCACGGACTGCCGCTCGCCACACTCCAGGCCGACATCAGCCGGACGGAATCCATCCGGCACCTCACCGCCATCCCAGAGCCGCTCAGATCCCTCTTCGTCACCGCGCATGACATCCCCCCCTCACACCATGTGCGGATGCAAGCCGTCTTCCAGCGCTACAGTGACAGTGGCGTGTCAAAAACCATCAACCTCCCCATGCAGGCGACGCCCGAAGATGTGGCCGAAGCCTTTCGCCTCGCCCATCAGCTCGGATGCAAGGGGCTCACCGTCTTCCGTTCCGGCAGCCGAAGTCATCAGGTGCTCTCCTGCTCTCACGTGCAAGCCTGTTAG